From a single Pseudalkalibacillus hwajinpoensis genomic region:
- a CDS encoding nucleotidyltransferase domain-containing protein, with product MKLKQEEAVHVITASLKKDESVQAIFLKGSMGRNEYDENSDVDLYCLVDEKDKKAFLTRRKEHLEAYDQLLFYDEIFIIAPQIIAVYDNMLHLDLFTVTDESLIEKDYFSILYDKQQLTLSNHEFIEHVDDTAFFLFQYEKAHRRGNDIWAVHMLNHVMVHYSRVLLHRYYPERAQLGLKTIDSTFQQEQLQRVKEIFQNLTVNDHEEASMDIIEWLKDEEAWINEQVKGTIYTKKFLHRMIHGE from the coding sequence GTGAAGTTGAAACAGGAAGAGGCAGTTCATGTAATTACGGCAAGTTTAAAGAAGGATGAGTCAGTGCAGGCGATTTTTCTGAAAGGCTCGATGGGGAGAAATGAGTACGATGAGAATTCAGATGTTGATTTGTACTGTCTAGTGGATGAGAAAGACAAAAAAGCGTTTCTAACAAGACGAAAAGAACATCTAGAAGCGTATGACCAACTTCTCTTTTATGATGAAATTTTTATTATTGCGCCCCAAATAATTGCGGTATATGACAATATGCTTCATTTGGATCTTTTTACAGTGACAGATGAATCGTTAATTGAGAAAGACTATTTTTCCATTCTGTATGACAAGCAGCAACTCACCTTATCCAATCATGAATTCATTGAACACGTCGATGATACAGCTTTTTTTCTATTTCAATATGAAAAAGCACACAGAAGAGGAAATGACATTTGGGCAGTTCATATGTTAAATCATGTGATGGTCCATTACTCAAGGGTGCTATTACACCGTTATTACCCCGAGCGAGCGCAGTTAGGGTTAAAAACAATTGATTCAACGTTTCAGCAGGAGCAATTACAGCGCGTAAAGGAGATTTTTCAAAACCTGACTGTTAATGACCATGAGGAAGCATCCATGGATATCATCGAGTGGTTGAAGGATGAAGAAGCGTGGATTAATGAACAAGTAAAAGGAACGATATATACGAAAAAGTTTCTTCACCGCATGATTCATGGGGAATAG
- a CDS encoding tRNA-binding protein — MATFDDFMKLDIRVGEIIEVNDFKKARKPAYQLKVDLGEEIGVKKSSAQIKALYEIEDLIGKQVMAVVNFPPRQIADFMSEVLVLGVYGDDGVVLIQPDKQVRNGDKLG, encoded by the coding sequence ATGGCTACATTTGATGACTTTATGAAGCTTGATATTCGTGTGGGTGAGATAATTGAAGTAAATGATTTTAAGAAGGCAAGGAAGCCAGCTTATCAATTGAAGGTGGACCTGGGTGAAGAAATTGGAGTTAAGAAATCCAGCGCTCAGATAAAAGCTTTGTATGAAATAGAGGATTTAATCGGGAAACAGGTCATGGCGGTCGTGAATTTTCCTCCCCGGCAAATTGCTGATTTCATGTCAGAAGTACTTGTACTCGGAGTTTATGGTGATGATGGCGTTGTGCTTATTCAGCCTGATAAACAAGTGAGAAATGGAGACAAACTAGGGTAA
- a CDS encoding nucleotidyltransferase domain-containing protein produces the protein MLNPLITPLMIEKYAKRLVDRIKTPALRGVVLTGSFARGEAGPFSDLDVWCFYNEKVSRKPYFPELTGISLDLRETCIHDFRAKADGTREYVAPYFEQLNVFGETPFILPSHQEIQNGVKKLLFSIEKRLKQLASPNHYEILNDIMYVLRIERYFATSQYPLTLSELYTIQFEECERFLVECFSFYLLGERTIKEEQMRSIIELFLDKRL, from the coding sequence ATGCTAAATCCTCTAATTACTCCGTTAATGATTGAGAAATATGCGAAGCGTCTTGTAGATCGAATCAAGACGCCTGCTTTGCGTGGAGTCGTATTAACCGGAAGTTTTGCAAGGGGGGAGGCTGGTCCATTTTCGGACCTAGACGTCTGGTGTTTCTATAATGAGAAGGTAAGTAGGAAGCCATATTTTCCTGAGTTAACGGGGATTTCTCTTGATTTAAGGGAAACATGCATTCATGATTTTAGGGCGAAAGCTGATGGAACGAGAGAGTATGTCGCCCCTTATTTTGAACAGCTTAATGTATTTGGAGAGACACCTTTTATTTTACCTTCTCATCAAGAAATACAAAATGGAGTAAAGAAACTTCTCTTTTCAATTGAGAAGAGGTTGAAGCAACTCGCTTCACCTAACCATTACGAAATATTGAATGATATCATGTACGTGCTTCGGATAGAACGGTACTTTGCTACTTCCCAATACCCGTTAACATTGTCGGAGTTGTATACCATTCAATTTGAGGAATGTGAGCGGTTTCTAGTAGAGTGTTTTTCTTTCTACTTATTGGGAGAAAGAACGATTAAAGAGGAGCAGATGCGTAGCATTATTGAACTTTTTTTGGATAAGCGCTTATAG
- a CDS encoding alpha/beta hydrolase codes for MVGCLLIHGFTGAPYEVEPLAEYLQIHTDWVISLPTLPGHGEDDTLRGITFNHWIDAAETNLKELKDQCDTIYLVGFSMGGVLAGYLATKYDVDKLVLLSAAVHYIQPLQMLKDIGGMMTDLCRGRLFQNELFIRYSKKIKTTPFLASIEFRKLVQKLKPSFGNVSTPTIILQGKRDGMVPYKTAHIIYDIIGSEEKEVILMDSSKHHILHGEDRDDVINKVFRFLTN; via the coding sequence ATGGTCGGTTGTTTGCTCATTCATGGATTTACTGGAGCACCATATGAGGTTGAGCCCTTAGCAGAATATTTACAAATTCACACCGATTGGGTCATTTCTTTACCCACGCTTCCAGGGCACGGTGAAGATGATACACTACGAGGCATCACATTTAACCATTGGATCGATGCTGCTGAAACGAACTTAAAAGAGCTCAAAGATCAATGTGACACGATCTATTTAGTTGGATTCTCAATGGGTGGCGTTTTAGCAGGTTATCTCGCTACGAAATATGATGTTGATAAGCTCGTGCTATTGAGTGCAGCCGTTCACTATATTCAACCTTTGCAAATGCTAAAAGACATTGGCGGTATGATGACTGATTTATGTAGGGGTAGACTTTTTCAAAATGAGCTGTTTATTCGTTACAGTAAAAAAATTAAAACAACACCTTTTCTTGCATCAATTGAGTTTCGAAAACTTGTGCAAAAATTAAAACCATCATTTGGAAATGTATCAACTCCGACAATCATTCTACAGGGTAAAAGGGATGGGATGGTTCCATACAAAACCGCTCATATTATCTACGACATTATCGGTTCAGAGGAAAAGGAAGTTATCTTAATGGACAGTTCAAAGCATCATATCCTGCATGGAGAAGACCGAGATGATGTGATTAATAAGGTTTTTCGTTTTCTAACGAACTAA
- the mscL gene encoding large-conductance mechanosensitive channel protein MscL, translated as MGIGIVLGAAFSNFIDSLVSDIILPPIGLILARINFSDMFISLNGNYYPSLSDAKEAGAATINYGVFFSTSIRFLIVFFSVFLVVRQLNRWRKPGQDPINAMTRKECPYCCTPIPSRAVICPNCSTSLEMEYEQPSLSVHIRKNSSSSSFRKR; from the coding sequence ATGGGAATTGGGATTGTTTTAGGTGCAGCGTTTAGTAATTTTATTGATTCGCTTGTATCAGACATTATTCTTCCGCCAATAGGACTGATTCTAGCGAGAATCAATTTCTCTGATATGTTTATTAGCTTAAATGGTAACTACTATCCATCGCTTTCAGATGCCAAAGAAGCAGGTGCTGCAACAATCAATTACGGCGTATTCTTTTCAACGTCCATTCGTTTCCTTATTGTCTTCTTTTCTGTTTTTCTTGTCGTTCGCCAGCTAAATCGTTGGCGAAAGCCCGGGCAGGATCCGATTAATGCCATGACGAGGAAAGAATGTCCATACTGTTGTACGCCAATCCCTTCACGTGCGGTAATCTGTCCAAATTGTTCTACATCTCTTGAAATGGAGTATGAGCAGCCGTCGCTATCCGTGCATATAAGAAAGAATTCATCCTCAAGTTCTTTTCGAAAGCGTTGA
- a CDS encoding SDR family oxidoreductase produces MSQVNGKVVIITGASSGIGEATAKKLAGDGAKVVLAARREDRLEELKKEITNNGGEAIIQKTDVTSREQMQELADKTIEHYGQIDVLVNNAGLMPLSFLNKLKIDEWDKMVDVNIKGVLYGIAGVLPHMEERKSGHIINVSSVAGHEIMPAGAVYCGTKFAVRAITEGLRKEMSASTNVRATIISPGAVATELTNTITDEDVKEKLNNRGPNGLDPLDPEAIADAIYYAVGQPDSVSINEVLVRPTSQG; encoded by the coding sequence ATGAGTCAAGTTAATGGCAAAGTTGTTATTATTACAGGAGCAAGTAGCGGAATTGGCGAGGCTACTGCAAAGAAACTTGCAGGAGACGGAGCAAAAGTTGTTCTTGCTGCCCGTCGTGAGGATCGCCTTGAAGAATTGAAAAAGGAAATTACAAATAACGGCGGCGAAGCAATTATTCAAAAAACAGATGTGACATCACGGGAGCAAATGCAGGAGCTTGCAGATAAAACAATTGAACATTATGGTCAAATTGATGTCCTTGTAAATAATGCTGGACTAATGCCTCTTTCCTTCTTAAATAAACTTAAAATAGACGAATGGGATAAGATGGTAGATGTGAACATTAAAGGTGTTCTATACGGTATCGCAGGCGTCCTTCCTCATATGGAGGAAAGGAAATCCGGTCACATTATTAATGTATCTTCCGTTGCAGGGCATGAAATTATGCCAGCAGGAGCTGTCTATTGTGGTACGAAGTTTGCAGTTCGAGCAATAACAGAGGGGCTTCGTAAAGAAATGTCTGCTTCAACAAACGTTCGTGCAACGATCATTTCTCCAGGAGCTGTAGCTACAGAATTGACGAACACAATTACAGATGAAGATGTGAAAGAGAAATTAAACAACCGTGGGCCAAACGGTCTTGATCCTCTTGATCCAGAGGCCATTGCTGATGCTATTTATTACGCTGTCGGACAGCCGGATAGTGTTTCAATTAATGAAGTGCTTGTACGCCCGACGTCACAAGGGTAA
- a CDS encoding thioredoxin family protein: protein MKKAIIFLGIIVVLFGALAFITNLSNSEKAEGNPYGKDSLDPATVDQLDDPLYQNQILPDELDQALSDGEDAFVYFYRPTCIHCKNTSPILVPLAEDMGIDLKKFNLLEFENGWGDYGIESTPTLVRFKDGKEVDRIVGTQSEAKFKQWIEKNK, encoded by the coding sequence ATGAAGAAAGCTATTATCTTTCTGGGTATTATTGTAGTGTTGTTCGGAGCACTTGCTTTCATCACAAATTTAAGCAATAGCGAAAAAGCAGAAGGTAATCCTTATGGTAAGGACTCTCTTGATCCTGCCACAGTGGATCAGCTTGATGACCCGCTATATCAAAATCAGATTCTTCCTGATGAGCTTGATCAGGCTTTATCCGACGGCGAAGATGCCTTTGTATACTTCTATAGGCCGACATGTATCCACTGTAAGAATACATCTCCGATCCTTGTACCGCTTGCAGAAGACATGGGAATTGATCTTAAGAAATTTAACCTGCTTGAATTCGAGAACGGCTGGGGGGATTATGGAATTGAATCGACACCGACCCTTGTTCGTTTCAAAGATGGGAAAGAAGTAGATCGGATTGTTGGTACACAATCAGAAGCTAAATTTAAACAATGGATTGAGAAAAATAAGTAA
- a CDS encoding disulfide oxidoreductase has translation MQNEKKIEYLLFGAWATSVLALAGSLYFSEVLRYEPCELCWYQRILMYPLVIILGIAMVKKDVRQWLYVLPLSVIGASVSLYHYLLQKASFLAESAPACGRVPCTGEYINLFGFMTIPFLALLAFTIITTLMVVLYRQLKKEESDV, from the coding sequence ATGCAAAATGAGAAAAAAATTGAGTATTTATTATTTGGTGCCTGGGCAACTTCTGTCCTTGCCCTTGCTGGAAGCTTGTATTTTTCCGAAGTGCTTCGATATGAACCATGCGAGTTATGCTGGTACCAACGAATTCTAATGTATCCTCTTGTTATCATTCTTGGGATTGCGATGGTTAAAAAAGATGTAAGGCAGTGGTTATATGTACTACCGTTATCGGTGATTGGAGCCTCTGTTTCGCTATATCATTATTTACTACAGAAAGCATCCTTTTTAGCAGAATCGGCCCCTGCGTGTGGAAGAGTGCCATGTACTGGAGAATATATTAATCTGTTTGGATTTATGACGATTCCTTTTCTAGCTTTACTTGCTTTTACAATTATTACGACTCTTATGGTAGTCCTTTATAGACAACTTAAAAAGGAGGAAAGCGACGTATGA
- a CDS encoding M24 family metallopeptidase: protein MNKRLSNFTEWLIENNQDFAYIHSPSNVFYLSNFHCEPHERLLGLFVVPNQEPFLVCPGMEVSQARDAGWTYGIIGYSDSEQPFDFIEEALKARGVQSPERAAIEKATLSYERVEHLKERFGKLEFHAAETALNELRLIKDDSEVEVLREAAALADFGVETGVSVLRDGITEMEVLATIEFELKKKGIREMSFSTMVLFGENSGAPHGNPGQRKLKKGDLVLFDLGVVLNGYCSDITRTVAFGDINEKQKEIYETVLKAQTASLDISRPGTRLGDIDLAARNVISDAGYGEFFPHRIGHGIGIEVHEYPSMSEKNDNQLQEGMTYTIEPGIYLPEVGGVRIEDDVFVTEDGYETLTKYPKELQIIK, encoded by the coding sequence ATGAACAAACGTTTATCGAATTTTACAGAGTGGCTTATAGAAAATAATCAGGATTTTGCGTATATCCATTCACCATCAAATGTTTTTTATCTCTCTAATTTTCATTGTGAGCCTCACGAAAGGCTACTTGGGCTTTTTGTTGTTCCAAATCAGGAACCATTCCTTGTATGTCCGGGAATGGAAGTTTCTCAGGCACGCGATGCAGGATGGACGTATGGCATTATAGGTTACAGCGATTCAGAACAACCGTTTGATTTTATTGAAGAAGCATTGAAAGCACGTGGAGTACAAAGTCCTGAGCGAGCAGCGATTGAAAAAGCTACGCTTTCATATGAGCGGGTGGAGCACTTGAAAGAGCGGTTTGGGAAACTTGAATTCCATGCAGCAGAAACTGCCCTTAATGAGCTACGCCTGATTAAAGATGACAGCGAAGTCGAGGTTCTGCGTGAAGCGGCAGCACTTGCTGACTTTGGTGTTGAAACAGGAGTAAGTGTTCTTCGTGATGGCATTACTGAAATGGAAGTACTTGCTACGATCGAATTTGAATTGAAGAAAAAGGGCATCAGGGAAATGTCGTTTTCAACCATGGTACTTTTTGGTGAGAATTCCGGTGCACCACATGGAAATCCAGGCCAACGCAAACTAAAAAAAGGCGATCTCGTTTTGTTTGATTTGGGAGTTGTTCTAAACGGATATTGTTCAGATATCACAAGAACAGTGGCGTTTGGAGACATTAATGAAAAACAAAAAGAAATTTATGAAACGGTGCTAAAAGCACAAACCGCATCTCTAGACATATCAAGGCCAGGTACACGTCTTGGCGATATCGATCTCGCTGCACGAAATGTCATATCTGATGCAGGTTATGGCGAGTTCTTTCCCCATCGGATCGGGCATGGCATTGGAATCGAAGTGCATGAGTATCCGTCGATGAGTGAGAAGAACGATAACCAGCTTCAGGAAGGGATGACCTATACAATCGAACCGGGTATTTACCTTCCAGAGGTTGGGGGAGTTCGAATCGAAGATGATGTGTTCGTAACGGAAGATGGCTATGAAACGCTGACGAAGTATCCGAAAGAACTACAAATTATTAAGTAA
- a CDS encoding aldo/keto reductase, with protein MCRFSSDAKGVRLRQTVEKITSEIKAEGIDQIVYGWLLNHPANIMPIVGSGKPERNDSATDALSYRLTRDKWFEI; from the coding sequence ATTTGTCGTTTTTCAAGTGATGCAAAAGGCGTTCGTCTTCGCCAGACTGTCGAAAAAATAACTTCTGAAATTAAAGCGGAAGGCATTGATCAAATTGTATATGGATGGCTTCTAAATCATCCAGCAAACATCATGCCGATTGTTGGTTCAGGAAAACCAGAGCGAAACGATAGCGCTACCGACGCTCTCTCTTATAGGTTAACTCGTGATAAGTGGTTTGAAATCTAA
- a CDS encoding biotin transporter BioY gives MRETNKLRMTILCGIFAATTAILAQIEIPLPLVPISGQTLAVGLTATILGSRYGAIAMICYASLGAIGLPVFAEAKGGLGVLFGPTGGYIIAFIAGAYITGLILEKTSFTLRNAIIANTVAMIIILMLGTVQLKFVAELSWADAMTFGVYPFIVVGLIKAFLASWLGITVREKLVQARLLRSVSKHV, from the coding sequence ATGAGGGAAACGAACAAGCTTCGTATGACAATTTTATGTGGCATTTTTGCTGCGACTACAGCTATCCTTGCTCAGATTGAAATTCCGTTACCCCTTGTACCAATTAGCGGTCAGACATTAGCTGTAGGGTTAACAGCTACGATTCTTGGCAGTCGGTACGGTGCAATTGCGATGATTTGTTATGCATCGCTTGGAGCCATTGGATTACCTGTTTTTGCAGAGGCAAAAGGCGGTCTTGGCGTGTTGTTTGGCCCAACTGGAGGATATATTATTGCTTTTATTGCAGGGGCATATATCACAGGTCTAATTCTTGAGAAGACATCATTTACGCTCCGAAACGCGATAATTGCCAACACAGTGGCGATGATCATCATCCTTATGCTTGGGACCGTGCAGTTAAAATTCGTAGCAGAATTATCCTGGGCGGATGCCATGACCTTTGGGGTTTATCCATTCATCGTAGTTGGATTAATAAAAGCATTCCTTGCAAGCTGGCTTGGTATCACTGTACGGGAGAAGCTAGTCCAGGCAAGGCTTTTAAGAAGTGTTTCGAAACATGTCTAA
- a CDS encoding divergent polysaccharide deacetylase family protein has translation MRWFIFLLVIIVLLPNHGELEGLEEARELANVIDDLGNNMGGTEEMLRLPVTLTVAIMPFLETTERDAELAHQFGHEVIIHVPMEPLKGKRSWLGPGAITTDLSDHEISKRINAAIDAVPHAVGMNHHMGSKATADERVMRIVLEICRERGLYYLDSKTTGKSVIPGLAEEIGVPYLENELFFDDIYTVQHISKQARELADRLKDDKAHIAIGHVGIAGEKMAAVLSDYLPVYKSEAVIVPLSQMIPGFEMIDESMP, from the coding sequence ATGAGATGGTTTATTTTTTTATTAGTAATTATTGTCTTACTTCCAAACCACGGGGAGTTAGAAGGTCTGGAAGAGGCAAGGGAGCTTGCGAACGTCATTGATGATTTAGGAAATAATATGGGTGGTACGGAAGAAATGCTTCGTCTTCCTGTGACATTAACCGTTGCCATTATGCCATTCCTTGAAACAACCGAGCGAGACGCCGAGTTAGCACATCAATTCGGGCATGAAGTGATTATACACGTACCAATGGAGCCGCTGAAAGGAAAAAGAAGTTGGCTTGGCCCTGGAGCCATTACAACAGATCTTTCAGATCATGAAATCAGTAAACGAATAAATGCTGCCATTGATGCAGTCCCTCACGCTGTAGGAATGAATCATCATATGGGATCAAAAGCGACTGCTGACGAACGCGTAATGAGAATTGTCCTTGAGATCTGCCGTGAACGAGGTCTATATTACCTTGATAGCAAAACAACAGGAAAAAGTGTCATTCCCGGACTTGCAGAGGAAATAGGAGTTCCTTACCTTGAAAACGAATTATTCTTTGATGATATCTATACGGTTCAGCATATAAGTAAGCAGGCAAGAGAACTAGCGGATCGACTTAAAGATGACAAAGCACACATTGCGATCGGTCATGTGGGAATTGCCGGGGAAAAAATGGCCGCCGTTTTAAGCGACTATCTTCCGGTATACAAAAGTGAAGCGGTTATCGTCCCGCTCTCGCAAATGATTCCAGGGTTTGAAATGATCGATGAAAGTATGCCATAA